One stretch of Halapricum desulfuricans DNA includes these proteins:
- a CDS encoding PrkA family serine protein kinase: MDGTDFIDAADRTLDRAYREPMSLSEYVDLILERPAVAAHASQYLLDAIEAAGTRTVIEEGEQTERYRFFDDPYNDGEHAILGNTDVLNAFVDDLRSIAARRGNDETIIWFTGPTATGKSELKRCLINGLRAYSKTDEGRRYTLEWNVSGAGETSGLTYGASHRENEDDWYESPVQTHPLSVFPESVREEVLDAVNDRLDHTTIHVDADLDPFSREAYDHLTEQYRRRGVEDLFSAVTDPDHLRVTNYVVDLGQGIGVLHSEDEGTPKERLVGSWMAGMLRELDSRGRKNPQAFSYDGVLSQGNGLLTIVEDAAQHADLLQRLLNVPDEAAVKLDKGIGMDVDTQLVVISNPDLEATLDQHADRGGEDPLKALKRRLTRHEFTYLTNLSLEAQLLRRELTSETAVWTANSWSELDERIRSALAVEVDRGDGVRERELAPHALEAAALYDVVSRLDDSDLPADLGLVEKALLFDRGYLQDGDERREAEAFAFDESAADGEHGIPVTYTRDVIADLLQEETDRHHAELPVEDVLMPRDVLNAMVQRLRTAPVFSPSETAEFEERVVPVKSRVFDRQESDVLAAIMYESGVTDETVEEYVEHVYAWATDERIENDRGESVAPDPLKMKVFEIEHLGRFTESDYHGNEPTDEVTAFRTEKVITALNRHAWHNRDDQFRVEDVALTEIPVIESVLGSHDWTDVRRTFEDFDPRQWDDPPEDTETARIKARTIETMAEQFGYSEAAAELTSRHVMGQVSYRWD, encoded by the coding sequence ATGGACGGCACTGACTTCATCGATGCGGCCGATCGGACCCTCGACCGGGCCTACCGGGAGCCGATGTCGCTGTCAGAGTACGTCGATCTGATCCTCGAACGACCGGCGGTCGCCGCCCACGCCTCGCAGTACCTGCTCGACGCTATCGAGGCGGCCGGAACCCGAACCGTGATCGAGGAGGGCGAACAGACCGAGCGCTACCGGTTCTTCGACGACCCGTACAACGACGGCGAGCACGCGATCCTCGGCAACACCGACGTGCTGAACGCCTTCGTCGACGACCTGCGATCGATCGCGGCCCGGCGGGGCAACGACGAGACGATCATCTGGTTCACCGGCCCGACCGCGACCGGCAAGTCCGAACTGAAACGCTGTCTGATCAACGGACTCAGGGCGTACTCGAAGACCGACGAGGGCCGTCGGTACACCCTCGAGTGGAACGTCAGCGGCGCGGGCGAGACGAGCGGGCTCACCTACGGTGCCAGCCACCGCGAGAACGAGGACGACTGGTACGAGAGCCCGGTCCAGACCCACCCGCTCTCGGTCTTCCCGGAATCGGTCCGCGAGGAAGTCCTCGACGCCGTCAACGACCGGCTCGACCACACGACGATCCACGTCGACGCCGATCTGGACCCGTTCTCGCGGGAAGCCTACGATCACTTGACCGAGCAGTACCGTCGCCGGGGCGTCGAGGACCTGTTCTCGGCGGTGACCGATCCCGACCACCTGCGCGTGACTAACTACGTCGTCGACCTCGGTCAGGGGATCGGCGTCCTGCACAGCGAGGATGAGGGCACCCCCAAGGAGCGGCTCGTCGGGTCGTGGATGGCCGGCATGTTGCGCGAGTTGGACTCGCGAGGCCGGAAGAACCCGCAGGCGTTCTCCTACGACGGCGTGCTCAGTCAAGGCAACGGCCTGCTGACGATCGTCGAGGACGCCGCCCAGCACGCCGACCTCCTCCAGCGACTGCTGAACGTCCCCGACGAAGCGGCCGTCAAACTCGACAAGGGGATCGGCATGGACGTGGACACGCAACTGGTCGTCATCTCCAACCCCGATCTGGAGGCGACGCTCGACCAGCACGCCGATCGCGGGGGTGAGGACCCGCTGAAAGCGCTCAAGCGGCGGCTGACCAGACACGAGTTTACCTACCTGACGAACCTCTCGCTGGAGGCCCAGCTCCTTCGCCGGGAGCTGACGTCCGAGACGGCCGTCTGGACGGCCAATTCCTGGTCGGAACTGGACGAGCGCATCAGGAGTGCGCTCGCCGTTGAGGTCGATCGCGGCGACGGCGTCCGCGAGCGCGAACTCGCGCCCCACGCACTGGAGGCGGCCGCGCTGTACGACGTCGTCTCGCGACTGGACGATAGCGACCTCCCCGCCGACCTCGGACTGGTCGAGAAGGCGCTGCTGTTCGATCGCGGCTACCTCCAGGACGGCGACGAGCGCCGCGAGGCCGAGGCCTTCGCGTTCGACGAGAGCGCTGCCGACGGCGAGCACGGAATCCCCGTGACCTACACGCGCGACGTGATCGCCGATCTCCTCCAGGAGGAGACCGACCGCCACCACGCCGAGTTGCCGGTCGAGGACGTGCTCATGCCGCGGGACGTCCTGAACGCGATGGTCCAGAGACTCCGGACGGCTCCGGTCTTCTCGCCGTCCGAGACGGCCGAGTTCGAGGAGCGAGTCGTCCCGGTCAAGAGCCGGGTCTTCGACAGACAGGAGTCGGACGTCCTGGCGGCGATCATGTACGAGAGCGGCGTCACCGACGAGACCGTCGAGGAGTACGTCGAACACGTCTACGCCTGGGCGACCGACGAGCGCATCGAGAACGACCGCGGGGAGTCCGTCGCTCCCGACCCGCTGAAGATGAAGGTCTTCGAGATCGAGCACCTCGGTCGGTTCACCGAGAGCGACTACCACGGCAACGAGCCGACCGACGAGGTCACGGCGTTCCGAACGGAGAAGGTCATCACCGCGCTGAACCGCCACGCCTGGCACAACCGCGACGACCAGTTCCGGGTCGAGGACGTGGCGCTGACGGAGATCCCGGTCATCGAGTCGGTGCTGGGGAGTCACGACTGGACGGACGTCCGGCGGACCTTCGAGGACTTCGACCCGCGACAGTGGGACGACCCCCCGGAAGACACCGAGACGGCCCGGATCAAGGCGCGGACGATCGAGACGATGGCCGAGCAGTTCGGCTACAGCGAGGCCGCGGCCGAACTCACGAGCCGTCACGTCATGGGACAGGTGAGTTACCGATGGGACTGA